Sequence from the Polypterus senegalus isolate Bchr_013 chromosome 3, ASM1683550v1, whole genome shotgun sequence genome:
agtggcagatcccgctacaataaataaccgtgttgTTCCtgattcaagctgaataaaactagttttgctaaagtactgagactcagccttgtgctTTGGGGTGTAAAACAGGGACTTATTacgcgaccccgatcttttaggaGTCGCTTCTGTGCCGTTTCACTGCAGcgttgtgagcctgctgttgccatgccccggcaacggacaaacaatcttacacagacacagcaatcacgCTTTGGGATGCACTTCATCATGACGTTccctttgggtggggggatcccaaaagagttcagaaacctcacaatatgaacaggCATACAGGCACTATTGGGCACCCCACCTTTACTCATTCTGCAGACTCAGTATCCAGCTAGGCTTGAGGAGTGCTGAGGGAGCCtgaggaggaaaatctgaggcAGCGGTGGAGCAGCAGCACGTGCGGCAGAGGCAGAAGATACCCGTTGTCCAAGTTggcagataaagtggctgcattcaaaTCCAAACTTGATTTATGGGGCAGATGAGTGAAAATtgggatttttgatatgtttcaaaTGTTACCAAGCCAGGGACTTCTTTCTCCCAGCTGGTGTATAATCACCTATTTCAGCTTTCAATAGAGTTTGAGTATTATTCCCAACCACAAAAGACCACCAAAATGGGAAGGAATGGATCCATGACCCATTTGTGAATAAGCCAGGTGAATTAACTTTTCTGTGCTTGAAGAGGATCAACTGCTTGTGGCTGCAGAATATCCTGAGGTtgccacaaaagcactgaaaagtctgcttctatttccaacatcctatctttgtgaggcagtgttttctgcagtgacagcaaccaaaacaagattatggagtagactgaacataagtaACACACTTTgcatgtcactgtcttccatcgtccccagatgggatcgtctggttgcaggaaaacaagctcagggctcccacGGATTCTGCATTATGAtaagttgtataatttctattatgatattataacttaataataatagaaatgtaatgtaaattgtgtataaagcTGCCCTATGAACCCGCCCCGAATTTCTCAGTCtttggaaaaatttgcttctagtaaagcagtccttggtgtcaaaaaggttgggacCACTGTTCTAGAGTCAGCTACTGCTTGCTTTTTTTAAGCAATATATTTAATATGAGATTTTCATTTCTAACTagcaccctgtgttaggatatagtgggttggaaaatgactgactgactttttctataatttactggATGTGACTCCAATTTGGACTGAAGTGACAGTATTGTGCATTTTAACGTCTGTGTTATAACTCTTCTATTGTAAAGCATAAGTTTCCAGAATAGtatttttcaataataaaaaagaaaagtaatatatTGTTAATAGGATAAGATGTATTTTCATTTCaataacagtaataaatcttAGAAAAAATACTTCCAAGCATACTGTCTACTgggatttattttctgtttttgtttgacaTGTATATACAAATTGTGACATTGAAAAAAATGGACAGTTTTATCAATATAGACATTTCCATTCGAATATGTATGCCATTTTTCAggaatgtttattttgttgtatttttgtctAATCGTCTAGGATGAACTTTGAAGGCCACAGGGAGATGAAGCAATCCTTTGGGTAACTCAGGATAAGAGCATGTTTAATTAGCAACTTTCATGTCTGTGATAAATCCAGAAGGTAAAGGCAGGTAATCGATTTTCATGAGTGCTGTGCTGAAGTACATAAACGTCTTCATAAaaaaatgcagtgcttcagcaGCAGAAGGGTTCGAGCTAAGGTATGTGACTAGTCttctctgttttgtgtattggttTCAGCTATATGTGTGATTATTTTGCATTCATTACTTGAACTGCACTTAAGTATAATTACAAGGgtaaagcataaaaataaatatattatgttttactttcaGGATATCACAAGAGAGGTTCAGCTATTCATGTAatctactttttaaattaaaaaataaaagcattaaccatattaaaatgcAACTCATACTACTGCTtattaaaacaatttgaaattcaagtttttaagtaataattataaaatCCTAAAATCGTTtatataaattagttttttttctgtgacAGTACAAATGATGAACATTATCAGAAAACAACAATTAGCGTGTTAGTTATACATatagcatattttaaaaattgcacaTTTTAGTCTGCAGAAAATCTATGTcagtattatttataaataatacttAACAGTATGTAAGAAACATGCACTTTTTGCATTGGGAGGTCAAGTTACATGTTTTGGAAGTGGCACTTCTAAAGAGATCAGTTAATTTGAGAAAACAATTAAGAAACTGCTCATGGCAATTCGGTGTAATGCAATGAAATTTTTCAGTATACTGTAACAGCAATTTagcttttaaaatgacaaatgttatTTGTCTTATCAGCCTTGATTTATAGCATAAACCATGTCATCCTCATGGATCCTTATCATAAACAACATGTTGTATTAGCCTGACAACTAAACAAATGAATTATTGTTTCAAAAGTTTTTGAAATGTAACTATTGTGTGAAATACTATTAACTTCATTTTGCTGATCTAATATTCTACATGTAGTGgaatttattatgttttctttagGGTAGGACACTTCAAAGTCCAgtctacaaaaaaatgaatttgaatgaaaACAGGATTCCTAAGTATACACTAGTCTGCTATGATTCAATTAACAATTCTTGTCCAAAACAACTCTATTCTGTCAACAGTTccttaatattatatataatgatGTGTATAATCATTGTTGTGACTGTATGTGGAAACCTCTTGGTTGTGATTTCCATATCACACTTCAGACAGCTTCATACTCCTACAAACTATCTCATCCTTTCTTTGGCACTTATTGACTTACTGCTAGGGGGCTTTGTAATGCCACCTCTCATGGCCAGAATTGCTGAAAGTTGTTGGTATTTTGGTGATTTTTTCTGCAAGTTTCATCTCAGTTTAGATATAATGCTTTCTACTGGATCAATTATTCATCTCTGTCTAATATCTGTTGATCGTTATTTTGCTGTGTGCCATCCTTTAAGGTACAGAAATATTGTTACGGTCGTTTtaacatttatctttatttttattagctgGATTCTGTCAGCTGTTCTTGGTTTTGTAATTATGTTTCTTGAGTTAAACTTAAGAGGAATAGAAGAGCAATACACAAGTACAAAATGTATGGGGAGCTGTTATCTGATGCAAAATGAGGCATCGAGTCTTGCATCATCATTGTTCTCTTTTTATATCCCAGGTTTTGTTATGATATGCATTTATCTAAAAATCTTTACAGTAGCTAGAAGGCAGGCCAGGGCAATAAGAGAAACAGGACATCAAAGCCAGacgactgaagaaaaaaaacaagctgcAACAAGCAGAAGAGAAACAAAAGCTACAAAAACGTTGGCAATTGTGGTAGGAGTTTTCCTTCTTTGCTGGTTCCCATTTTTCTTGTGCAACATCATTGATCCGCTTTTGAATCATTCTATGCCacctttatttattgaactgttaGCCTGGTTTAGTTACATGAACTCAACATTTAACCcttttatttatggctttttttaCAGCTGGTTCAGAAAAGCTCTTAAATTAATTAGAAGTGGCAAAATTTTTGAAAGCAATTCTTCTAGGACAAAGCTTTTAAATGATTAACTTATTCCACCAATAGCACTGTGTATGCTAAAAGCAGAAAGcagtaaaacatttgtaaaatatttaacattaataCTAAGAATCCCTACATTAATTGCACACAACTAAGGAACACTTCATATGATTTTATTGCTTTtagtttaaaagattaaaaaaatggacTTTTCTCTACCGAAAAATGATAAGCAACACATTGACATCGAATTGTAATTATATGATTATTAGATggtttcattatttaataaaatatggcatgtattttagtgttttacattttatgtattgtataCCGTAATAGACATATGAAAGTTATCAATTAATGTATGTGATGTGCCACTACAAAACTATAAGCATTATGGTATCAttcaaataaatgtcattttcataatgttgctttattttttataaatgcaaTGCCAGCtaaatgttattatttacaaCTGTCACGTTCTACGCTTATATATCTCtgttatttaaatcatttaatgtaTTACTTTGAAGGAAAATGGAGatattttaataatgatttgcaaattaattttacatatatttacaaatgatgtatTTCTAAATAACATCCAAAATTAGGATATTGTAAAACCCTACCTCAaaaatatcatctgcaaaataaTTGCACATTTCTCTTTTCAGATAAATTATCTTtgatatttttcatatgttttatttgtattaatgtaatttttattatatgttataAGTGTTCATTAGTTTAGATATTATTCAAATGTAGAAAATGTCTCTAGATTTAAAATGAggctacattttttcttaaaagaTATTCACTTCTTTTCCTTGTGCATCTTttttacacaataataaaaagatatgaacaattcagtgttttttttttgtctcattaataaTTTCCTGTCGGTTGTCACAACAGCTTCATAAAATATGCTTACCATATATttgcattaaaaattaattaaaaataaataagcagaaaCTAAAATGGTTTTTAAGTATTCCCACACACTACAGTttgaacacacacaaaaaaatgaaaagaaaaacttctgacttgagagtcccagtcacagtgagacattatgcaggtgtattgcttttagtataaaggagccccagtaacatttcttgacacactgctgctgaataatttgttggctgaaagcatCGATAATAATAAcactaagttttgttttaattctcccctTTGAAACTGCCTCCAGGGAGACCAGAGggcgtcccataactgagcctccccttttaattaacttattgatttagtggacctctcttgaagtgaagttACCAGTCCAGCTTACCACAacgtagaaaatcgcactggccatcacagagttatagaagatgtgaaggatgtcacttcccacgttaaaggaaaaaagtaaaaagtgacTGTTTGCCCTTTCTTACATAATTCCTCTATGATCAGTCCAGCCCATCATTAATGTGAACCCCCCCAATTATTTCTAGGGGTGCATTGTCTCTACATCAATTTCCTGAGACCAGACATAGAGACTGTTTGttatggtgaaagtcaataaccagtttctagGTTTTGCAGATGTTAAGTTGCATACCATTCTTAATGCACCAACAAATAAAGTCCTCCACATGACTCCCACATTCTGTCTAATCCCCCACATTAAGTGAAGAGTATTCTCAGAATTTCTGCAAGTTACATGAccttctgttatatttatagaggGATATGTACAGATTGAAGACAAATTGAgtcaggactgttccttgtggtgttccagtaTTGCTCACTCCCATTTCAGAAACTCTGTCTTTGACTTTTGATGttgctatatatattatatatataatactgtacacagacagaataaacagacaaacatataacacagaaATGGCTGGCAGTTTACTTGCTATCTTGgtacagataaatagttttatgattccaagtctttaaagatgatgtccAGTGTTGCGTGGAGCTGTTGCTGTTCTGGGTGCAAGGGAAGGATTTAATTCTTTCTGTTTGCTGTATGACTCTTTGTCAGTAGTGTGCAGTGCTTTCCTCCTCAGttagaccctttgctgtgtcTTCTTCGGTTTCATAGGGAAAACATTAATCTTactggcacaagagtttagatgctgaagttcccttcttgcaGTGATACCTGTTTCTCAATCTTCTGAGACCACTGGTACTGTGCTTGGCTTGGAGGGCTGGATCTTAGCTTTctgatccagaaaaaaaaaaatgttcatagcTTTTAGCTCCCCAAAGAGAGAAAATGGATCATCTGCTTTCTGGTTTCAGCAATAGGTCATTTTGGAGTATGTGAGAGCATAGTTTTCCCCTGGGTTATAGTGCCCCAGAGAGAGTGCCTTAAGAAACACTACAGACAGTTAAATAAAAGTGTCCAGAGAATCTACCCAGGTGGGATGAGTGTAACTAGTTTATGAAGAAAGGTAGAACCTCttatgattggattaaagtcacttccagttacaaaatcagggTCTGCTTATAGGTGAGTTATTCTGTTCATCCAAGTTGTCATTCCTTAAATTATAGGGCTTTGTTCTTGCCTGAATGTATTTAGTGACATCTGACTCAAGAAGGTTGCAGGGGGCCCTCTGCAAAAGTATCAGTTCATCTCTGATTTTGCCGTGACTCAGGAGTCTCAAGAGCACAGATATCAAAAACACTATTAAAAATTGCCCActagaggagaaaaaaaacattaaaaaccctGACTAGAAACCCAAAGGGCTGagacaaatctttataaataataaaaagtttattttcacaaaggcCATGCATGCACAAAGCTCTGCAGAGTACAAGAAGACACCTGAAGAGGCAAGGCAAACACAGCAGAGAAGTCCCAAATCAGAATCCAAAAATGATGGTCAAAAAATAGAGTGAGGTTCAAAGAATCAATTAACAAAGTCACAAAACAAAATCCAGGGGCATGATCAGAAACAAAGCAGAGGTTGAAGAATACAGAAAATCATGAGGCAAAACAAAGGCATGGATACTCAAAATAAAATCTTCACTCCCTAGTGTGTTCAAAATGAACTTCAAGGGATTATGGAAGGTCCTCCTGTAAATAGGATGGAGGGCCATTCCTggaggtgattggcaggtggtcctGCCCCTGTtggaccatccacaaaacacaagggacataaccTATGACATTACtcctaaaaaaagataaatgtacataataattaaacattactagaaaaattacataaaatgagACACAACAAATGGCTTTGAACTCCAGCCAAGGGGGAAATGCTGGCTGGACATGAcatatttacacctttgttatcaaatGAAATATAGGTTGTTCCTGGTATGAAGAGATCAGTCCCTTACTTTGGAATAAAAGCAGGAGTAAGGTGAAACTGGATGTCTGCATCCCTGTTAATTCTGCTACTTTAACAGACTTGCTGTGCCACTAAACCCTAGCAGAACTGGCAATGTCCACTTTGTCCTACAATGGTTCTGATATACAGACAGAATCCAGAACAGCTTTCCTGTATTACTCTTTGCTGTGCATACAATTAATCAAACAGCATCTGCTGcaaaacacacaaactccatTTATAGTATAGCCTGCTATTACGAAACTATCTTTACTAGACAGCACTGATAAATGTTTGCATTGTTGAACTTTGTAATTTTTGGGGGTTCACAGGTTCAAGAAGCACAcagcttaaaaaaataacagacaccAGTATAGGAAATGAAATTTGCAAAGGGAAAAAGTGAAAGAACAAtcttgaataaataaaattattcaaatttatCATGTGTTTAGCATTTTTTACTTATCCACACAGGTAGTGAAGAGTGCCAGGTTTACTGGGGAATCTCCTGACAATGATTTCACATCAGATGGTGGAAATTAATCTGcaagaatattttcattttttatacctGTCATATTTCTatgtaacaaaaataacaatgtttaatggaatttatccatccattaattatccaactggtgccaatctcagccagcacagggcgcaaggcagataACTAACcttgggcatggcgccagcctaCTGCACGGATTAATGGAATTTAATGTTGTTATATTCTTTCAACTGTGGATGCCACAGTATTGGTGTACAGACATCTTTTATATGAACAGGATTATTTTGATTAGTTTGTGAATCTCCAATTCTACTACATCCCaaaggttttctattggattctGATGTGGTGGCTATAAAGACACTCAATTCATTGGCAGGTTCATGAAGCCACATTGAgatgacttttgttttgtgaGATGGTGAATTATCAAGCAGAAAGTAACTATTTGAAGATGGGCAATGAAAGGCCACATGGTGAGCAATAATACTCAGATAGGCTGaggcattcaagcaatgattgattgaGGATAACAGTCTCAATGTCTGCCAAGACTTACACTACTACCAGCAGCCTTGAGTATTGACACCTAGCAGATTGGGTGCATGGATTTGTGCTGTTTGTGCCAAATTTTGTCCCTtacatctgtgtgcctcagcagaaactgagattcGTCAGACCAGGGTATGTTTTTCCAGTCTTAACCTACCTGTTTTGGTGAGACTGTGCCTACTGCATCCTcagttttctgttcttggctgacggGAGTGAAACCTGACATGTTCTTCTGCTGCTCTAGACAATCTACTGCAaaatgttgtgcattctgagatgctttttttCTCATCACATTTGTATAGAATGGTTATCTGAgtaactgtttttcttttagcttgaaccagtctgaccattctcctcTAACTTCTCTCATCAACaataaatagattttatttatttatttattattattaatagtttaTTAACAGGTTTGGCTCTGTTGCACCTGTCCTGTCTCACTCCTTCCTACAGTCATTCGTCAATTCCCCCACATCATCTCTACTGCATTGACAACTCCCTGCATGCATTTTAGCTTTCCAACTGCATCTGGTATGACCATTGATGACTCTGACCTTCATTTTGGGCTATTCATAACTGATGATCAATTGAGGAGAAAACTGAGGAGCCTATACACATGATTTTCTGGTGTCCTCTATTATCTTTTCAATCTGTCAGAAAAATTACTGCTGTAGAAATCACCTTATATATTGTTTCTGTTCCAAAAAATGAATACAGACCAGTGTCCCTTATGTTTCCCAACATGAAGACCTTCAACAGCTTGATTTTCCTATGAATGACCACTTAGGAAAAGCTGCAGCTTGCAAAATGTAATGGTATATTGAAGGATGTAGAAAGTGCATTTGACAGGCAAATTAAATTTATCTCCAACTTTCTCATAAAAATATTTGGTGGTATAATTACAGACAAAAAAGAAGTTACAGTTTTTCTGATTTGCTTAAGCATAATTGTTCAAAACGAAAGCCACATTCTCAACACACTCAACACAACCTGTGAAACAATAATGTGCTTTGATAAACTcttcattttgacttttaaacTGACTCCTccaatcataaccatacattcaTGCTGCAAAACTGCCTAATTCACTCACACTGTAACTAAAACATCACAGTAGGTACTGTGCAAGAATTCATTCAATAATCACAAGCAGAACACTAAACATAACTCTCACTGAGATGAAGCACAAAGAGTGATCAGTTTCTCAGTGTAGTGCTGGTGTCTTAATAGTGAAATGCAACAGGACATTTACTGTAATCCACCCTATAAAATACTGATTAGACCTAAACTCATCAGTACGCACACCGATGGTCCAACAGAATTAAATGCATGtatgagaacacacacacacatcttttttGTAGGTCTGTTAATTTTactatatttcatatattttggaAGATTGCTCACTTTAGGAAACCAAGAAATTACTGTATGTATGATAAACATTACAAATGCAAAGCAAAGGTTTGCCTTTTCCTTCAATCTCTCTCATCAATGTTGTCTCCAATATTGAGCCACATCAAATCATATCACAGAAATATATTTTCTCTGGCAATGCTGTGATAGATATTTCTGCAGGCATTCCTGATCCAGTCCTGACTGTCTGATACTGTGATTGTCCTAAATGCCTCGGTCATAGCATCCAACAATGCCATTTGATCAAAAGGACAGTGGTCATTAACCTTCCTAcaagatgcagaaaaaaaaactcctcagCAGGATTGAGGAATAGGGAATATAGAAAAAGGAACTTCACAGACCTGCATAGAAAAGTCCTTGACCAGTCCATCACTACAGATGCGTGATGGAATGGAACATTGTCCGATTTGACCACATAGCATGTACTAATGACCTCTGGATTCAGTGCCTGTTTGGAAACCTTTATTTGTCTGTAGAGCTCATAAATGAATCAACAAAGCCTGGCAGAGTTATATGGCCCAACTTTTGGAATGAATGATGAGCATTTGATATGGCTGGACACATTGTGATGTTTGCACCTCTTTGCCCTGGTATATGCACTGTTGCCCTATGTCCTATAACATTCATTTCACACCTCCTtgtctaaaataatattttgatcTTGATACCAATTCAGTTTCAATACAAGGTTCTTCAGACTTCAGCAATTTATGAGAAATTTATTTAAGGAAAGATACTTTTGGAGCACACCAGTCTAAACAGGttactttttttcccttcttttattaattttattgcattccatacaaatcaatcaagttttacataaagaaaaatttagttaagagcaaatcgatccccacccctgagagggAGAGCAAGCCAAAGAGCATAAAATTTaagacttgtaaacatacctaaattaatacattctctgtgttttatgagattattttaaaatattactgattagatcctgccatgttttgaaaaaagtctgtacggatcctctaactgagtatttgattttttccaatttcaaatagtataacacaccagtttcccactgacttaaaagaggagagtttgggttcttccagtttatcaggataagtctgcgtgccaaaactgtagtgaatgcaatcacagtttgtttgtccttctccactttaagccaccctggaagaaccccaaacacagctgttaatgggttaggaagtattgtgagtccaaggctgtctgaaaggtaattaaaaatttttgtccagaataatgttaatttggtgcaggcccagaacatgtgacccagtgaggctggaactagtttgcagcgttcacaggttggatcttgccctggaaacattttggagagttttaggcaagacggatgtgctcgatatataattttgtgttgtataattgtatgctttgcgcatatggagctcgagtgaattctctgcattgctactttccactccttttctgatatattaattgagagatctttttcccagcgacctcttggatctttgaaagggagggattgtaaaatgattttatatattgtagagatggtgtctaagtccttgagattgagcaatattttttccagcatggatgtaggtgcaagatgaggaaaatctggaaggttctgtttaacaaagttcctgatttgaagatagtgaaagaaatgtgtagttggaatgttaaatttggaatgtaactgttcacaggggtgtggaaatcaaatttgtttctacttgtccacggacaagtaaacttagaaaatccacttgtccgccagttaaattcacttgcccataaacaaataacaaaagtgaaaaatagtttattttttctgatctcttttattgatgccaaaactgccttccattttaaaactgaaaaaagttctttcaggaagtagtattttgccaccttgctctagaacattatataaaagattcccttattttaactggctaataaacaatgcgttcattatagctacactagttcttttttcatatattacagttacataatagaacactgtcctgattcattttctgccatgttcttcagcttttgtcttgcaacatcttctcccccaagaatctttactatctaagacagcatgggctgaatgctgttcatttatgcttgagctgaactgcatggttcctggactgatggtcctgaagaagtggatgctgatgacttttcaggttttttatgagtgatgtgcctgtttcCAGGTGACAGCCAAAATTCCACAGCTGGccgtgggtcaaactcttctaaagaggCAGTATTGATAAGtctagcataacgctcaacctcTGAGCATTCAGCTTTAGTAAACGCTTtatcaattgaaccaacttttttcttacttttaaactcatgtctctatctgacgtactaaacccccagttcctatccattttctttctgtacataaccaatcaccacactataaacgtatttgtgaaattaaaactagttataagcttagacctctgaatggatggcataattaaacatgtataatgaattttttttttaaagttctgaaaactctgaggtctagatttataactagttttaacttcacaaagacgtttatcctgtagtgattggttatatggtgtgaacgctggccccggcacagacagacggacagcatatttttgcccaacacactgtttatttacactatttacaatgacAAGTTcaaatcacgtgcactcacaaccccagcgcccttggcactgaatcccccaaagtccagggcccaca
This genomic interval carries:
- the LOC120526509 gene encoding trace amine-associated receptor 1-like, with product MYGDKLARELESVSLSNGTVTRSISDMAMDGRTLQSPVYKKMNLNENRIPKYTLVCYDSINNSCPKQLYSVNSSLILYIMMCIIIVVTVCGNLLVVISISHFRQLHTPTNYLILSLALIDLLLGGFVMPPLMARIAESCWYFGDFFCKFHLSLDIMLSTGSIIHLCLISVDRYFAVCHPLRYRNIVTVVLTFIFIFISWILSAVLGFVIMFLELNLRGIEEQYTSTKCMGSCYLMQNEASSLASSLFSFYIPGFVMICIYLKIFTVARRQARAIRETGHQSQTTEEKKQAATSRRETKATKTLAIVVGVFLLCWFPFFLCNIIDPLLNHSMPPLFIELLAWFSYMNSTFNPFIYGFFYSWFRKALKLIRSGKIFESNSSRTKLLND